The DNA sequence AACGCGAGGGCACCAAAGCCAGCCTCTGCCACATCATCGACGCGCACTTCTTCCGCGGCCGGTTCACGGCCCGCGACGCGAACGAGAAACCCAATCAGCTCTACTACGATCGGGTGTTCGACGATGTGCTGATGTACAACGGCGTGCAGACGCATTACCTGCCCGTGAAGGACCTGCAGGGCCGCAAGCGCGAAAAGGGCATCGACGTGCTGATGGCGCTGGAGACCTTCGAGCTCTGCATGCACAAGCGCTACGACCTGGTGGCCCTGGTGGCCAGCGACGGTGACCATGTGCCACTGGTGCGCAAGCTCCACGCTTTGGGCTGCAAGACCATGCTGCTGGGCTGGGACTTCGAATTCACCGACCAGACGACCGGCGAGCTGCAGACCACCAAGACCAGCATCGACCTGTGGAACGAGGTGAGCTATCCGATGGACATGCACGACCTGATCGAGGAGGGGCTGAAGGAGGATGATGAACTGGTGCGCGAGCTTTTCGTCCAGCGCGTGGAACGTGAGCCGGAGCAGATCCCATTCGACACGATGCTGTCCGAGCCGATGGACGACACGCGCCACCGCAGCACGATCATGAGCCTGATGAACGGTTACGGCTTCATCCGCTTCCCGGACAACAACCTGTTCTTCCGCCACGAGGACCTCACGGACGTGGCTTTCGAGGACCTGCACGTGAATGACGAAGTGGAGTTCCAGGTGGCCATGAACAACAAGGGCCAGCGTGTGGCACGCAGCATCACCCTGGTGCCGGTGATGGGCTGATGCCGGTCAGGCGGACGGCAGACGCAGGATGAATTCGGTGCCGGTGCCGGGTCCGCCGCTGTGGGCTTCCAATGAGCCATGCTGCGCCTGGGCGTATTGCCGGGCGCGGGCCAGGGTGCCCCTGCCCTGCGGCTCACCATCGGTGCTGCGGCTCTTGAGCATGGCGTAGCGCACGAACAGGTCGCGCAGGTCGTCGGCGTCCAGGCCAACACCTTCATCGCGCACGCGCAGGGTGGCGGCTGCCGCATCGCCGGAGAGTGAAACATGGATGGAAGTCCCGCGCGGGGAGAACTTCGAGGCGTTCGAGAGCAGGGCTGAGATGATCGTACCCAGATGGTGTGCGTCGCCGGCCACGGTCACGTACCCGTCGATATCGAGTCGCACTTGCTGTTCTTTCCGGCTGAATCGGTGCTCCAGGTCGTCCACGCACCGGCGCAGGAGCGCGGACAGGTCCAACGGCTTCAGGTCCAATTGTCCGGGACCGCGGTCCACGCCCAGATCGTCGAGCAGTTGTTCCACCTCGCGCAGGGCCTTGAAGTATTGCCGTTCCGCGAAGACCCGCAGTTCCGGTTCCGATGCCTGCCCATCACCCAGGTGGTCCAGCACCTGCTTGAGCCCGGCGAGGCGATTGCGCAGGTCGTGCGCGAAGCGGTGCAATCGTTCGGCCGTGCCCGGGCCTGCTTTGTCCAGCGGACCGTCCATCGGTGGCCTCAGGCGGTGCTGCGCGCGAATCGCTGCAGCATGTCCTCCAAACTGTCGGAGTTGATGGGCTTGGGCAGATAGGCGCAATCCTTCAAGGCCCGGATGGCGGCGATGATCTCCGGCTTGGTGCTGGCCGTGAGGAACAGGATCGGCATCGGATCGCGCGCATGGATCTCCTGCGCCAGTTCAAGCCCGTTCTTCTCGCCCTTGAGATAGATGTCCATGATGATGAGGTCCGGCCGCTCACGCTGGAGCAACAACTCGGCCTCTTCGGAACTGCGTGCCGTGCCGATCACCTGGAACCCCATCCGCTCCAGTTGCAACCGGTAGCCGAAGGAGATGATCGTCTCGTCCTCGATGATGAGGATCTTTTTCATGGGCGCATCAAAGCTATTCTTTCCCCGCACGCGCATGGTCGCGCGTCACCCTGAGGAAATCGTCCACCGTCAAGGCCTTCTCCACGAATCCGGTCACCGAGCGGAAGGACAACGCCCGCTCCAGATCGGCCGGTCGGTTGCTGCTGGAGAACATGATCACCGAGGTGACCCCGTTGGGCAGCAGTTTCTCCCCTTCGCAGGTGGAAAGGAACTCGAATCCGTTCACGCCAGGCATGTTGATGTCCACGAACATGATGTCCGGGATATCGTGCCCGCTGCGCAGAAAATCCAACGCCGCGGTGGCGGTGGTGAAACTGGTGACACGACCCTGGTGACCGGCCTTCTTCAATACGAGACGGGTGACGAAGTCGCAATCCTCCTCGTCGTCGAGCAGCAGGATGTGGCCGATGCGTGCGGTGACGCTGATGAGGTCCTCCATGGGCAGGGCGTTGCAACGGCGACCCTGCGGGGAATGTTTCGGCGAACGAGCCAGCGGCCGAAAGGCGCTCAGAACCAGCTCACGCGCAGGGTGCGGTCCTTGTCCCGGAAGAGCGATCCACGCGTCCTCATGCGATCCTCCAGGCGGCGTTCATCGCCAAGCAGATCATCAAGAAAGGACTGTGCTTCCTGGTGCCCTGCCTTCACCGGCGCGCCCCGTGTGATGGCTTCGGTGATGTAGGCCGTGAGCAGCCCGTCGTAGGCGTCGCGGAACAGGGCGTGCGTGGCGAAGATGTCACAGCCGATCACCTGATCACCGCTCACGGCCACCACACCCACCACCTGCGGGTGGTCCTGGTAGAGCCCATCGAAGTGCCTGCGGTAGCGTGCCATGTCCTGCTGGAATTCCTTGTCCTCCTGCAGGGCGTTGAAGGTCCCCGTCGGGGCATTCACGGACTTCGCATCCAGGTAGCCCGCCACATCCTGCCACACGGCCTGTTGTTCCTTCTTGTTGGCCACCGCGCTGCGGATCTTCTGCGCGCCCACACCCGTGGTCTTGCTGAACTCCCGGCGTTCCGCGCCGGATTCCCAGCGGCCCTGTTCCACGCAATAGGCCGCCACCTCCATGCGCTGCCCCGGTGCCAGCAGCAGGTCCTGCGCCAGCACACGGTCCTGCTTGCCGCCGGCGACCACCTCGCCCTGCATCAGGTAAAGGGTTTCCTTCGAGGTGTTCTCCGCGATCAGCTTGTTCACCTGCGCACCATGTTCCTGCTCGGTGATGCGCAGCTTCTTGTCGGCGATGGCGGACTTCATGGGCGTGGTCTTCTCCACGGAGGCGTGTGCCGCCAGAAAGGTGCCGTTGGCCATCACCGGATAGAGGGCGAGACGCTCCAGCACCGGCTGGCGCGACATGGCGGCGGTGGCCGAGATGCGGAGATTCTCCGTGTTGTATTGCGCCAGGGACGGCGTGACGAGCAGCAGGGCGAGGCAATGGATGGTGGTACGCATGGCGAATGGGGTTTGTGGTCCGTACACACAGGATGCGCCGGGGTTCGATCCCGCACAAGGCGTGGACGCGTTCCCGCATCAGGAACGACGAGCGCACGCGGATCCTTTCACCGACAACCCTATTTGCGGAAGACGAGCCACACGGCCGCCACCAGCAGCACGGCGGCCAGGGCATGGATCCAGCGCAGCACTTCGTGCCGGAAGGCCAGCAACGTGAAACCGGTGAACACCACCAGCGTGATGACCTCCTGCGACACTTTCAATGGCACCAGGGTGAAGGGACCACCGTGCTGGTCGCTGCCGATGCGGTTGGCCGGCACCTGCGGCACATACTCGAAGAAGGCGATGCCCCAGCCGATGAGCATGATGCTGACCAGGCCGAGCCCCTTGCCCCAACTGAAGTCCTTGAAACGCAGGTGCCCGTAACAGGCCAGGGACATCGACGTTGGCGGGGATCGGCAGGCCGATGGTCCAGGCGGCTTTCATGGGTCGATGGTATGATGGCCATGGTTCGCCCGGCCCGCGCACCACGATCGATCGACCGCAGCGTATTGAAGAGCGTGCCAGCCGCCGACCGCTACCCGCCCTTCACCTCACCCCAGGACTTGTACTTCGCGGTGATCGGCGGCCGGCTCCGGTCCACCTCGCGGAGAGGTTCGCATTCCTTCAGGGTGGCGTGGAGCTCGGCGGGCAACTGCTGGTACAGCCTGGTGCCTTCGGTCTTCCAGGCGATCATCTCATCGCTCACGGCCTTGGCGATGCGCGCCGGATTGCCCACGATCAGCAGTCTTCGCTCCCATCGCGTATCCGCGGGCACGAAGGTCAAAGCGCCCACAATGCACTCCTCCCCCAGCACCACGTTGTCCATCACCACCGCGTTCATCCCCACCAGGCAGTTGGCGCCGATCGTGGCCCCGTGGATCACAGCCCCATGGCCGATATGCGCCCCTTCATGCAACACCACTTTCACACCGGGGAACATGTGGATGGTGCAGTTCTCCTGCACGTTGCAGCCATCCTTCACCACGATCTCGCCCCAATCGCCGCGCAAGGCCGCCCCGGGCCCGATGTACACGTCCCTGCCGATGACCACATTGCCGGTGACCACGGCCTGCGGGTGGACGAAGGCCGAAGGGTGCACCACCGGCCGGTAGCCGTTGTATTCATAGAGCATGGGGGAAAGGTAGTCGCAGCCAAGCGGTCGACACCGCATCGACCCGCACCTCCAACACCCTTCAACCTCGGGACCAATACCTTCGCCTCATGGCCATCATCCTGAACGATGCGGGGCACCACAGCCACCTGCTGCCGTTGACCTTCACACGGCCCGTGGGACATCTGCGGCCCGGCATCCTGCGCATCAGCGAAGGCTGGTACGTGCGCAGCGGTCTGGGCACGGGGTTCCGCACGGAGGGCTACTTGTCCGCGGCCTTCCCCTTGCCGCAGGATGGGATCACCTTCGAAGTGGACGGTGCCCTCTTCCCCACCGACGCCCTCGTGGCCGCCGTGATGGACCTGCGGCCCGGGGAGGTACTGGTGCAGGAAGCACGTGCACTGGCCTTCCGTCTGGAAGGAGGTGCCGCCCCGTCCGCCATGGATTGGCGCATGCCTCCGGCCTTCCTCAAGCCTGTGCCTTTCGCCGGTGAAGTGGTCCGCTTCGAGCGACCCTGGCATCTCTTCCAACATTGCGGCCGCGCCATCACGCACGACTTCGCCCTGCTCACCGAGGGCAGGCGCAGCCAGCACCTGGGCGGCTACAACACCGTGGTCGGCGATCCCGCCTTGGTCTTTCTGGAGGAAGGCGCCGTGGTGGAAGCGAGTGTGCTCAACACCAGCAAGGGCCCGATCTACATCGGCAAGGAGGCCGAAGTGATGGAGGGCTGCCTGATCCGGGGTCCCTTCGCACTGGGCGACCACGCGCAATTGAAGATGGGCGCCAAGGTCTACGGCCCCACCGCCTTCGGGCCGGAAAGCCGGGTGGGCGGCGAGGTGAACAACAGCGTCATCATGGGTTACAGCAACAAGGCCCACGACGGCTTCCTGGGCAACAGTGTGCTGGGCGAATGGTGCAACCTGGGCGCCGACACCAACAACAGCAACCTGAAGAACACCTACGGACCCGTGCAGCTGTTCAGCTACGCGGAGAACGGACAGGTGGATACCGGACTGGTCTTCTGCGGACTGATCATGGGCGACCACGCGAAGACCGGCATCAACACCATGCTCAACACCGGCACGGTGGTGGGCGTATCGGCCAATGTGTATGGCAGCGGCTTCCCGCCGAAGCACGTGCCCGGTTTCGCCTGGGGCGGTGCCGACGGATCCAGCGTGTACGAAGTGGACAAGGCGATCACCACGGCGCGGCGCGTAATGGAGCGGCGTGGTGTGGTGCTCAACCGCATCGACGAAGGCATCCTGCGCCATGTCTTCGCCGTGGAACAGGCCCGCGTGCGCTGACCATCTGGCAGGCCCCGCGACGCGGCACGCCCCTTGACCCACAGGCCGCCAGCGCTGTTGATATTCCCTTCCGGGTCAGCGCCCCCCGCATCGGTAACTTTGTCCTGACACGACCACAGCATCGCGCGCATGAGCGACCTCTTCCAAAACGAGAACCTATTCAGCTCCGAAGTGCTGGAGAATGAGACCGAACTCATCCCCTTGATCACGGCCGAGGACGAGGAGCAGATGAACGCGGAAAGCACTCCGCCCGAGCTGCCCATCCTCCCCCTGCGCAACACCGTGCTCTTCCCCGGCGTGGTCATCCCCATCACCGTGGGGCGGGATCGCAGCATCCGGCTGATACAGGACGTTTACCGCGGTACCAAGACCCTCGGTGTGGTGAGCCAGAAGGACGCCCAGATCGAGGAACCCAACGCCGACGACCTCAACCGCGTGGGCACCATCGCCACCATCATACGCATGCTGCGCATGCCCGATGGCAGCACCACCGCCATCATCCAGGGCAAGAAACGGTTCGAGGTGCTGGAGATGGTGAAGCTCGACCCCTACTTCACCGCACGCGTCAAGGAATTCGGCGAAACACGCCCGGCCAAGGACGATGCCACTTTCGGCGCCCTGGTGAGCAGCCTGAAGGACATGGCGCTGGAGATCATCAAGCAGAGTCCGCACATCCCCACCGAGGCGCAATTCGCCATCAAGAACATCGACTCGCCCTCCTTCCTGGTGAACTTCATCAGCAGCAACATGAACGCGGAGGTGGCCGAAAAGCAGAAGATGCTGGAAGTGGCCGACCTGCGTGAACGCGCCAACCTGCTGCTGGCGCACCTCACCAAGGAACTGCAGTTGCTGCAGATGAAGAACGAGATCCAGGACAAGGTGCGTTTCGAGGTGGACCGGCAGCAGCGCGAGTATTTCCTGCACCAGCAGATGAAGACCATCCAGGACGAACTGGGCGGCAACCCCATCGAGCAGGAGATCGAGGAGATGCGGCGCAAGGCGGCCAAGAAGAAGTGGACGCCCAAGGTGTCCGAGACCTTCGACCGCGAGCTGGGCAAACTCCAGCGCATGAATCCCGCCGGTGCCGAGTTCAGCGTGCAGCACAACTACGTGCAACTGCTGCTGGAACTGCCCTGGGGCGAATACAGCAAGGACGACTTCGACCTGAAGAAGGCGCAGAAGATCCTGGACCGCGACCACTTCGGCCTGGAAAAGGTGAAGGAGCGCATCATCGAACACCTGGCCGTGCTGAAGTTGAAGGGCGACATGAAGTCGCCGATCATCTGCCTCTACGGCCCGCCCGGCGTGGGCAAAACGAGCCTGGGCAAGAGCATGGCCGAGGCGCTGGGCCGCAAGTATGTGCGCATGAGCCTGGGCGGCCTGCACGACGAGGCCGAGATCCGCGGCCACCGCAAGACCTACATCGGCGCCATGCCCGGCCGCCTGATCCAGAGCATGAAGAAGGCCGGCACCAGCAATCCGCTCTTCGTGCTGGACGAGATCGACAAGGTGGGCCGCAGCCACCAGGGCGACCCCGCCAGCGCACTGCTGGAGGTACTCGATCCCGAGCAGAACAACGCCTTCCACGACAATTTCGTGGAGATCGAATACGACCTGAGCCGTGTGATGTTCGTCGCCACGGCCAACAGCCTCAGCAGCATCCATCCTGCCTTGCGGGACCGCATGGAGATCATCGAGGTGAACGGCTACACGCAGGAGGAGA is a window from the Flavobacteriales bacterium genome containing:
- a CDS encoding HAMP domain-containing histidine kinase, producing the protein MDGPLDKAGPGTAERLHRFAHDLRNRLAGLKQVLDHLGDGQASEPELRVFAERQYFKALREVEQLLDDLGVDRGPGQLDLKPLDLSALLRRCVDDLEHRFSRKEQQVRLDIDGYVTVAGDAHHLGTIISALLSNASKFSPRGTSIHVSLSGDAAAATLRVRDEGVGLDADDLRDLFVRYAMLKSRSTDGEPQGRGTLARARQYAQAQHGSLEAHSGGPGTGTEFILRLPSA
- a CDS encoding NYN domain-containing protein; protein product: MSMQQWPPRALKVGIFYDGSYFTHVSNYYNYVHPHRRRIHIGGLHDLVKHLIAEREGTKASLCHIIDAHFFRGRFTARDANEKPNQLYYDRVFDDVLMYNGVQTHYLPVKDLQGRKREKGIDVLMALETFELCMHKRYDLVALVASDGDHVPLVRKLHALGCKTMLLGWDFEFTDQTTGELQTTKTSIDLWNEVSYPMDMHDLIEEGLKEDDELVRELFVQRVEREPEQIPFDTMLSEPMDDTRHRSTIMSLMNGYGFIRFPDNNLFFRHEDLTDVAFEDLHVNDEVEFQVAMNNKGQRVARSITLVPVMG
- a CDS encoding response regulator is translated as MEDLISVTARIGHILLLDDEEDCDFVTRLVLKKAGHQGRVTSFTTATAALDFLRSGHDIPDIMFVDINMPGVNGFEFLSTCEGEKLLPNGVTSVIMFSSSNRPADLERALSFRSVTGFVEKALTVDDFLRVTRDHARAGKE
- the lon gene encoding endopeptidase La — translated: MSDLFQNENLFSSEVLENETELIPLITAEDEEQMNAESTPPELPILPLRNTVLFPGVVIPITVGRDRSIRLIQDVYRGTKTLGVVSQKDAQIEEPNADDLNRVGTIATIIRMLRMPDGSTTAIIQGKKRFEVLEMVKLDPYFTARVKEFGETRPAKDDATFGALVSSLKDMALEIIKQSPHIPTEAQFAIKNIDSPSFLVNFISSNMNAEVAEKQKMLEVADLRERANLLLAHLTKELQLLQMKNEIQDKVRFEVDRQQREYFLHQQMKTIQDELGGNPIEQEIEEMRRKAAKKKWTPKVSETFDRELGKLQRMNPAGAEFSVQHNYVQLLLELPWGEYSKDDFDLKKAQKILDRDHFGLEKVKERIIEHLAVLKLKGDMKSPIICLYGPPGVGKTSLGKSMAEALGRKYVRMSLGGLHDEAEIRGHRKTYIGAMPGRLIQSMKKAGTSNPLFVLDEIDKVGRSHQGDPASALLEVLDPEQNNAFHDNFVEIEYDLSRVMFVATANSLSSIHPALRDRMEIIEVNGYTQEEKVEIALRHLLPKQFTENGLKPKQLKLAPGLLEAIIDQYTDESGVRTLEKRIAKLVRHRAKQIALKQKHGVTITVDDLVKIFGPSHARDKYQGNDVAGVVTGLAWTPTGGDILFIETSITKGEGKLTLTGNLGDVMKESAMIALEYLKAHSDLIGLENEVFKRWNVHVHVPEGATPKDGPSAGIAMLTSIASAFTQQKVRKFLAMTGEITLRGRVLPVGGIKEKILAAKRAGIKEIVLSVDNRKDIEDIDARYTKGMRFTYVGEMIEVVKHALLKEKVENAMKVA
- a CDS encoding response regulator gives rise to the protein MKKILIIEDETIISFGYRLQLERMGFQVIGTARSSEEAELLLQRERPDLIIMDIYLKGEKNGLELAQEIHARDPMPILFLTASTKPEIIAAIRALKDCAYLPKPINSDSLEDMLQRFARSTA
- a CDS encoding transferase hexapeptide repeat family protein — protein: MLYEYNGYRPVVHPSAFVHPQAVVTGNVVIGRDVYIGPGAALRGDWGEIVVKDGCNVQENCTIHMFPGVKVVLHEGAHIGHGAVIHGATIGANCLVGMNAVVMDNVVLGEECIVGALTFVPADTRWERRLLIVGNPARIAKAVSDEMIAWKTEGTRLYQQLPAELHATLKECEPLREVDRSRPPITAKYKSWGEVKGG
- a CDS encoding glucose-1-phosphate thymidylyltransferase codes for the protein MAIILNDAGHHSHLLPLTFTRPVGHLRPGILRISEGWYVRSGLGTGFRTEGYLSAAFPLPQDGITFEVDGALFPTDALVAAVMDLRPGEVLVQEARALAFRLEGGAAPSAMDWRMPPAFLKPVPFAGEVVRFERPWHLFQHCGRAITHDFALLTEGRRSQHLGGYNTVVGDPALVFLEEGAVVEASVLNTSKGPIYIGKEAEVMEGCLIRGPFALGDHAQLKMGAKVYGPTAFGPESRVGGEVNNSVIMGYSNKAHDGFLGNSVLGEWCNLGADTNNSNLKNTYGPVQLFSYAENGQVDTGLVFCGLIMGDHAKTGINTMLNTGTVVGVSANVYGSGFPPKHVPGFAWGGADGSSVYEVDKAITTARRVMERRGVVLNRIDEGILRHVFAVEQARVR